The Setaria viridis chromosome 9, Setaria_viridis_v4.0, whole genome shotgun sequence sequence ACCGGGGAGCCATCTGCTGATTCAACTGTGACAAAAGAACCTGTGCGTTCGGGTCTAGATACCTAGAAATATGAAATATTAATTCAGAAAAGGCAGTTCAAGTCTTTGCATCTATGTAGATGAGGAAAGAAATGAAACATACTCTTCCACGTCTTTTTTGTTGGAGACCAGATCCATCTTTGAAAGGATGTTGATATGAGGAAGTTCAAGCTGAATCATAGCAGAAAGAGAAGCCATGCAACCACTAATGTATTTTGTTACATCACTGACAAACTAGACCAAGAAAAACAATAAAAGTCAGGCATGGGTTTGGTTCAGTATCTTCAATGCCAATAAAATTACTATTAGTGGTCCGAACCTGCGAATCAAGAAGGTACACAGCACAGACATTGAAATTCTTCCGTTTCAAATGTTCAACAAAGTTGCGCAGAACTGGAACATGAGTGAAGAGTTCAATCTGGCCTGTGAAAATGAGAGGCAGAAACTTGTTAACTGATGTTGTGTCATGTTGACTGTATAATTATCACAGTGCAAGAAAGATGTAAATTTGTAAAGTATACATTTGAATTGCTAAACACACTAGAGGTAACTCAAGATGGTATTTTGCACACACTTAGTACGAGTATAATAGCTATAAAGAGATAGATGATTGCTTGTTATTGTCACTCGTGCAAGTGCTAAGAATAGTAAATGAGAAGAAACCGTGTAACTATTAGGAAATAATTACAGCACACAAAGATGAATTGAGAAAATACCAGGGCAATCAAACACAAGATAGTCATCATCCAAATAGTTCTCTAGCTGTTCATCCAACCAATCATCCAAACTGTCTTCAAGGTGCCTGAGTCTTTGTTAAGGAAACTGACGGCATAAAATCCTAATAAAACAAATTCCATGCACACAAGGAATATCCAATATTCTTACAGGATACATAATCATAACTTAGGTAGTTTAATTCTTGAGCAATTCCACCCCAAAAAACTCATGGCAAAGAACATCCAATGATTGCATAACAAAAATTTGTAGTTCTTCTGTTTGAATGCTAAGCAAAGAAATGACTTCGAAACCAAATATGTACTAAACCTTGAGTCTCAAGATAGACACAGAATACGCTAAAATTACTTAAACAACAGGATACTCCATGCAGTAGATAAGGCCACCATTGGGCCCCATCCCAAACTCCTCCATAACATCATCCAGTGAAATCAGCTCCCTGATATCTGCAAAAATGCAACAGGATGGGGAAAAAAGGGGTAAGTAAGAGCAATCATTAAAGGGAAATAAGATGCACAAGAACTGTGCTTTTTCAccagaaacaaaaaactttacCCATATCTACGGGATAGTTGAAATGCTCTGCAGCTGGATCAAGATTGACTATATGAATTGTCCTGCCCACAGTCTGGCAATGGTCATACAAACTGGAGCAATAAGTTGACTGCACGGCATGAACAACCGATTAGAACAAGCCATTTCAGCTTCTGTATACCAACCGTAACAATCGCACAACACGTATGCATGCTTGCAAACTAAAATGCTAGATCATCTCTCGAATCACTAAAACAAACTAACCATCGAAATTGAGCAGAGGGCATCGTCACGTCGCCTCATGTGAGCAACGGAACCCCGCCAGAGCAGACGTAAACCATATCATATCAAAACTAAACAGAGATTAAACGCAGCACCATCAGAGCTCTAATCGATCAGAGCGGCAAACTAATTGCCTAATTGGCACCGAAGCCCCAATCAGCGCCGGCGATTAACAAGGCATCTCGCACCACGGCAACCCCTCAGAGAACTAAGCGCGAAAAGGAAGCGGGCGGGGAGTCGGGACCCCTCACCTTGCCGCTCCCGGCGGGGCCGATGACGAGTTGCGCGTAGCCCATGGCGGCGCGAGTGCGGCGAAGCGGAGCAAGTAGGGTTGCAGGGTAGGGGGTTTGGGGTAGGGTTTAGAGAACAGGTGGCGGAGGGTGTTGACTACGAGTGGAGAGCGGGGGCCGAGGGGGCGGTGGGCTAGAAggcggaggagatggcggcggcgaggtaggCGGCGCaccagacggcggcggcgaggagcgcgctGATTAGGGCGGACAGGGCCATCGATGGCCAGGAGTGCGTATGTCTCGGCGGCTCGCTCAACTGGCCTGGCTCGGGCGGCCGCTCTTTCTTTTGCGGGCTTTTGGTTGGCTGGCTGAGTCGGTTGACGACTTCTCTGGTCGAGACGTGTCGGCCCAGCCTGCGCGTCTCGTTCCAGAAGAGAACCAGAGATATGGTGCGATGCACATGCTCCTCtttttttctcacagaaaaacCACGTCAGTACGTCACCCCTCAAGTAGTCAAAGTCAAAGTGTTTTCTAGTCTCTTGTAAACAATTTTCTGGCGGGGCCACTCGCACTGACATCcatgaacctttttttttatagACAGTAGCACAGAACTGAACGCGTATGAATTGTTCATCTTTTTGTATATCTTCGTGTATATTTACAGTTGCTAATAGCCACGGATAAACTAACACGCACCGTCAATGGTGCTAGACACCGGCCGGAAAATGTCCGTCCCAATTATTGGTTGGCTTAGCTACTACAGTTACATGAATAAACAATACCAAAACAAATGTACAGGGAACGGAGATATACGCATCAAAGGGTCATCAGAAGATCGAACGACGATTCAAGCGAGGCTGGAACTGTTGCCATCCCGCTACATCCAGTCCAGCCAGGTTACTGCCGCTTCGGCGGCGGGCATGGCCGCGTGTGCTCGCTGAACGAGTGGCACGACGCCGCGGCTCCGTCCGTGCCGGTGCTGGCCCCCTCCATCGGGCCTGCTTCAGCCAGAAACCGGCGCGCCAGCCTCGAGCGCCGCGCCACCGGCGGCCTCGGCGCTCCGCTCCTCTGCCACGGCCCCGGCTTTCCCTGCGCAGGTGTGGCCTCCGGCGACGGTGCCGCGCCACCACCAGCGCCGCTGGTCCTCCCGACGACGTCGTCGCCAACCATCTCCACGGCGCCGCTGGTCGTAGTTGCTCGGGTCCCGGCGCCGTCGCGGCGAACAACGGAGGGAACCCCCGCGGCTTCCTCCCACGTCTCCGTCGGAGAGGAGGATGACGGTGGTCTTCCGCAGCTGGCGACCTGGAAAAGGAGGCCGCAGGCGGCCAGGAGCAACAACGGCAACGTCGCCAACACGGGGCGCTCTGGCTTCATGTCGTGGACGACGTGTGTGCCGGAGTGTGTGTTGTGTGCTCGCCTAGCTAGTGTCACGAACTCGAGTTCTTCGCTGAGCTCGATGTTGATGCACATGCCAACGATGGGCCTGCATGGTAGTGGCTTTATACTAGAAAGTGGCTCGGGAGAGCCGTGCGTCGCAGGCTAAGAGAGCAACGCCAGTGTAAGTTCCAAATAAAATGACACGGTGCTTCGTGCAGAATAAgatagtctatgatttgacaatgtggtgctacagtaaccatttgttaatgatggattaattagccttaatcgattcgtctcgtgaattagactccatctgtgcaattagttttgtaattagcctatgtttaatactcctaattagcatctaaacattcgatgtgataggtgctaaactttagcaacgaATATCCgtttcctccctccctccctgctgGTCACCTAATCACGGAGTACACGGTTACAGGACCGGACAAAACTCAAAAGTGAAGGGCAGTCTCTGCTTCCTTGTAAGTGCAAGTACGGGCGGCAAGTCCGGTTGCCAACGGGGAAAGGCATGCCCATTGCCCCAGTGCGAGGGCCGCAGAGAGAGCACGGTGCTTTGCGATCAGTAGTACGTACTGGCCGGAAACGAACTGTGGCGAGCGAATTTGCCGAGGCATTTCAGCAGCGCACGCTTGGTTTGACTGAGGATATGTACTTCGCGGTGCGATGTCGGTGGTTTGGTGAAGTTTTCCTCAATCGGGAGATGCGCATCTTGACAAGTTGACATGACCTACGTACATTCCTACTTCTCCGAAACTTGGCCCGCCGCAGGGCATGTTACGAAAGCGATACTTCGGTGTCTCATCTTGTGTTTGCGTATGATGTGACGGTTCAAACCAGCCAACCGCGTGGGCGCAACGCAAAGTGTGCGCCTCGCCACCAAAGTACTCCTAACAAACTTCGGTGTCTTCCTCATTTTTATTTGCAAGACGCACTTTGCAATTTTTTACCAACAAtttaactattaattttttagTTTGATAATGTGAACTTTATATATTTagacaatgattataagtttatatcTATAAACAACactataatataagataaatgaatggtcaaagtgttatttggaaaACCGTACCAAGTCATACCATGCCTTATAAACATATATGGAGGATTCGCGAGTACTAGCTGCTaattaggggatgtttggatactagttgctaaactttagcaatatcacatcggatgttcagatgctaattaggaggactaaacatgagctaattacaaaactaattgcacggatggagtctaattcgcaagacggatctattaaacctaattaatccatcattagcaaatggttactgtagcaccacattatcaaatcacggactaattaggcttattagattcatctcacgaattagactccatttgtgcaattagttatgtaattaacatatatttaatatttctaattagtatccaaatatccgatatgatgggtgctaaactttagtaccctAGAGCCAAACATGCCCTTAAAAAATAGAGCTCGGTGCACTTACTTTATGTAGTGACAAATTAATTTGCAGGGACaaaacaaattattgttaaaatgagggggaggaggcaggcggCGAGGAGCTGCTTTTCGCTTTGCGTGATTGCatcgtgtgcgtgtgcgtgagTGCTGAAATTTGAGCTGCCAAGTCAATCGAGCTGATCTGTTTTGAGGATGAAACCGACGGCACTGTGTGAGCAGGCTTTATAGAACAATGAGACGCGCGGTTGCATCGGGGAAAGTTAAGGGAGCAATTCGATGGCAAGTTCGTCGTATTTACGACGTGGAAATGTGCTCGAACTGAAGAACTAACACAAGATCCAGACGGTGCCTTCAGACGGAAGAAGTCGACGCGTGGTGACTGGCTCAAAAGACTGGCGGATACCGCCAATGGAAAGGCCGAGCTTGCACAAGCTTTAGCCCAGTCATGGATGGCTGGCGACCCATCGCCCATGCAATGCCAAAATTCTTTTTTGAAACTTAGATGCAATGCCAAATTGTTAATGATTTCTGTGTTGAAACTTTCAGATATCTTTCGACAAGATGGCTCTAATCACCCATgcaatgccaaaaaaaaatttcgaAACTGAGATGCAATGCCAAATTGTTAATGATTTCTGTGTTGAAACTTTCAGACATCTCCCGACAAGATGGCTCTAGTCACCCTTAGAAAATCAGCCATGCTGCCGACCGTCTCTGTAGGATATACACTTGCTGGTAATTTCACGCGTGCCTTTTGTCGGCGGTTAATGTACGGACGGAAGCGTGCCGTACATCACATGGCAGAGCTCTCTCAAAGTGCAGAGTGCTGCATGGAACAGTGAAATTTCGTGTTGGCCGACCAGAATTGAAGCGTGAATTTCATCGGCACGAGTGACTCTGCAGTGAGACGATATGTTTGACTGTAACCGTATACGCGTTTCAGCGTCTGTATCCCCGTCGGTTGTGATCTTTTTGCGTGCACGCGAACTCCGCAGAAAGATGCGCACATGCTCCTGCCGCGACACCAAATTAACCACGAAGCACAAGGGTTTGTTTGACTGCCGTAATAATGAATCATCGTTAGCCCTGATCCTGAGATGGCATTACCGAAAGCGATCTCCATCTGCGCGTGGGCTCCGGCAAGCGGTTGAGACTTGCTTTCACACGTGCGGCTCCGCGTGACGGTACGAGTTGACTTGTGCCGTCTTTGACGACAGCGACAGCAGTTCGAGCCTGCACGAACATGCATGGCCCAGCTGTCGCCAGTTCGGACTTCGGAGACGTCGCGATCAGGGCGTCGCCTTTCTGATGTGAAACGCTTTTTCAGCACCGTACCATTCAGGTTGCATGCAAAACTTTCCATTCATTATTATGAGCTGTACTGTATAAAATTTCTCCATCTTCTGCATATACAGAATTGAACagataaaaaaattgtagacCAACACGGATGGAACAGGTGGCAGGCGATCGATGTTTCCGATGCTTCCACGTGGCACGTCCATCCCGGCCGGCGAATCAGCTGCCCAACTACTGATGCGGGGGACAGCCGACGTGCACGTCGCTGGAGTGGCACGAGGACCTAGCCGCCGAGTCCACCGCGCCCTcacccggcggcgccggcgcccctgcCAGGACCCGCCTCGCCAAATCCGCggagcgcagcggcggcggcggcgacctcgacGACGATGCGGTCAAGTGCCTGGACTTGACAGCGCCACCTTGGTCCTCGCCGTCATGGGCGCGGACCGCCCTCCTCTCGGCGCCCTCCACTGGCGGCGCCCCTGCCACGGCCCGTCGCGCCAACTTGagacgcagcggcggcggcgccgacctcAACTTGGCAGCGCCACCTTGATCCTCTCGGCGCGCGGAAGtcgtcgccgacggcgccgcgccgccgccatcggcgCGTACTGCCCTCCCCTCGGCGCCCTCCATGTCCACGCCGGCCGGTCGGGTCCCGGCCTCCTCGGCGACGCGCAGGTGCTGGTGCAGCTCCTCGTCGacgtgctggtgctggtgctggtgccggTGCCGCTCCTCGTCGCGCAGGACAGGGTGATGAGGAACAGCGGGTTCCCAGGGCTCCTCCGGAGGAGATGCCCTGGAGCCGTCGGCCGCCTGGAAGAGGACGAAGCAGATGGCAAGGAGCAGCGGGAGCGCAGCGAGCACTGCGGggcgcttcatcatcatcgtgAGTGCGGCAGTGCGCGCGTGTGTGGGCGCGTGCGTGCGGCGTGCGAATGAACTCGCGATCGAGGTGACTGAGCTTGCAATGCGGACGATGGCCGTAAATAGCGAAAGAGCCGTGCGTCGCAAGTCAATAGAGCTgtaagagggaaaaaaaactgaCACGTCCAGCCACGACATGGTAAGTAGATGGAGCCTTCGTCTCGAAGGAGCTAGCCACGACAAGGTGACTGCACTCACGGCCGTAAAACTTGACGAGTGCCTTTAATTACAACCTCCTTTTCTTGCCGGGCGCGAGACACCAGACGCAGGCAGATCCATGGGAAGTCGTCGCTAGGAACGAGGACGCAACGCGCGATTCTAGGAAAATCCTTTTGGTGTTCCGTGCCACCGTGCGTACCTAGCAGATTTTCAGCTACAGTCGGTGGTCGATGCACGCCGATCGATGCGCCAGTCGCGCAACGTGTTGCCGAATGCTGGCTCTGGCTGAGACCTGTGAGCACTATGCCCGCTGCATCGGACTCATGTGAGATCATTGAGATCAACTCAGCAACACATCGGTGTGCTTCGAACTGGTCAAGCATGCATCGCATGGACTTGCGCAAAAGTACAGAATCTTTGCCTAACCGAGCGTGAACGCCAACTCGAGTAATTGTCTACGATCCACTTGCACTGTGCTCTTCCTCGCGGCAGCTACTCGGGTTTGACCTGGCATTGTGCTTGCATGCCGTGACTTTTGGTGCGTGCATGTTTGACGGTGCGACTCGTGGCATGTGATGCCTTTGCCTTGCCAGCATCGGCTAGCCCGCCAGCGTGCAAACAAAAAGTTAGTTGGATGCTAGTCAACGGCGTGTCTCAGCTCCCAATTCACATTTCTAATGATTTCGTCAGCTTGCTTATACAGTTTTCTGATGTGATAGTGCCGGCCAATGGATGATTAGTAGTAAGTCCTAAAAGGCATATAATTGCACAGCCAGTAGTAACGGTGCACAATCAGCTTTGAAGATCAGCAATGAACGAATGAAACTGGACAAGGGAAAAAGGGAATGAAACAGACTGCAGGTGTTTCACACGCATGCATTGCATCCACGTCCACCCCGAGGAGAATAATCAATGCTCGGACGGCGGGGTGCAGCCGTTGTGCACGTCGCTGGAGTGGCAAGACGCCCTGGCAGCCGAGTCCGCGCCCTCCACCACCCCTGCCACTGCCAGGAACCGCCGCGCCAACTTGGAACGCTGCAGCACCGGCGGCCCGGCCAGCAGCGTGCTACCGTGCCTCGACCCGACGACGCCCTGGTCCTTGTCGCGCGGGGATGATGCCGTTGCCATCGACGACCACGGTGCCGcgccatcaccgtcggcacgggCACTACTctggccatcgtcgtcctcagCGATCGCCACGGGTCGGGCCCCGGTctcggcggcgtcgtcgtcggggtgGTAAGGCGGCTCGTCACGGTGATGAGCAGCGGGAGCCAGCGGTTGTTGGTGCTCCGTGGGTCGCAATAATGCCCGCGCTGAGCAGTCGCGGActtggaagaggaggaaggggacgaGGATCAGCGGCAGCATTGTTGCGAAAACGGGGCGTGCCATCTTCTTCTTATTGTGCAAAGTGCGTGGCTGCGTTTGCGCGCGCGTGTGTGGAGTGTAGTCTCGGTCGCCAATTCGAGCTGGGCTAGCTAGCTCCTAGAACGAATGATCACAACGGGCTCTGCATGGGCCAGCATTTTATAGCAGGGAGGATCGAGCCGGCAGGGCTGCATGCATGCAACGCGAAGGAAAGTTCGAAGTAACTTTACTCGTATGACTCTACGAGTACAATGCAAACGAACTGAAGTCCACTGGGACACGCGCAGCTCGTGGGCGGTGCCTTGGTACGGAAGAAGTCGATGTGGTACGGTACTTGTGGTAGGCAGTAGCCGAAAGTTTAGACCCGGATATACAAATATACAGAACACAAAAACCTGGTGATTGCCCACCCATCCCATGCGGTTTCGATCCAGACTTGCCCGTGCGCGCTCATCGCGATCGGCCGACGCGGCGACGACTGACACTACTTCATGTTCAGGATCAGACCGGCACGAGGCAGACACTGGACAGTCTCCAACTCCCCTGTGTCGTCTGTCTACCATACATGTCGATAAGGCACTTGGCGCCCGGCCGGCGTCACGTATTTGCCAATGCAAAAGTCGCCAAAAACGCGCGTGGCACAGCGTGATCCGTGTGCTTCATGAGGCATGGCCGCATGAGCGATGAGTTCTATTCAGAACAGATCAAAAACAAACCGGAGGTCCTCTGAACAGCAAAAGGAACAGGTGTACAGAGGTTCGTCTGTAGCGGCCGCTTTTAGATACGCGTGCTTGGGGTGTTGGCGTATTGCCGTATTGGTCGGTTGGTAAGGTTTTCTCCTCACGGGAACTCCATGAAAAACGCGCTTGAGACGTGGTGATTTATCTAGCACGAGGCGAAGCGACCAAACTAAACGATGCAAATGCTTTATCTTCAGAGAAGATCCGGATCATGGCCTGAACCACCACCAGGCCTGTTTGGTTGGCTGCTCCAAAAGAAGCGACACTTCACTCTCTTTTTTCAGACCAAAAGGCGACATTTCAGGCTGCCATCTCGGAGCTGCGCACGTGGGGGAATCCTGCTTCAAAATGGCCAATAACGGCCGCAAAAGTACATCATCAATACATGTGCCGCCCTCGACCACCAAAGTAGAGCAACAAGGCAAGACTTTGGAGCTAGGAGCTAGCGGTGCTATATGTGTTACGTTTAGTTTTCACCTTATGGAAAACTGGAAATCAAAATCAAACTATATCAAAGAGCTCAAAGCATCATGACGATATCACTTCGTCTATGATTAGAAAAGATCCACACCCTGCAGCAAGCTCTACAGCTTGTACAACTGAACAATGCGACTCCCGATGACAGGCCAGAGCATGAGATGCTCTCTGACACCCTTCAGTCTTCAACTATCCAAAGTAAGCCTTTCTCTGCAAACATTTTACATTTGGAACAACTatgccacaccataagccaagACAGTTCCTCCGGCTTGTGCACCGTCAAAGGCTGCAACACTCGGAACTCCTGCATCGGTAATTCGGCATAACATCCGCGGCAGCCTGTGCAACTTGTAATGCATATGCAACTGAAGACCAACAGCTGCCCAAGAGCTGCTGCGGTTTGGAACAGACTCTGCCCAGGCGAGGATCTATCCGCTGTCCAGATTGAGATAGTGTTAAGCTTGCCGTAGTTCATctttgaaagaaaagaagatcaAATACTTTACGATAGTGTTTTTGAGAACGCAAACGATACTGTTACCGGTGATCAGTAAACACTGCAAACACAAACGATTATTGTTCACTTTGTTTGGGCCCACTCAGTCAATGGAATCGGAAAGAAAAGGTCTGCTATAGTTGACTTCATGATCCCTGTTGTCAATGGAATCAGAtgcatcatcaattcatcatccCTGTTGTCCAGTAAGGGCTcttagaaaataaatttaagtTTATCCCATCTCCTTCGATCTAAACTGCTATAGTCTTATTTTTTATAACCTCAAACTCTAAAGTTGAGTAGTCATTTGATTCTCATTATTCATTTGTGTGTCCTAGGCTATATGTGCCTACCTGCATAATTCATTTTGAAGCCACCTTAGTTAATTTACCTTTTAAATTTGTCAATAGTTAACTGCTTTTATATATAAGTTCTATTTACCTCTTCCATCTGCATTGTGTCACCTATCTGTCATTATCTTTGCACATCATGGTTTGTTGTTTCAATTAATTTGGTTGCACCTCATGGGATTTATGTTAGGAACCTAAGATTTCTTTTACTGACCATAGAAAATACATGTAGTCTTTACGTTTGTTCCTTTTCCTTTGCATCTTCCGGGTTTCAAAACGTCGAAGGCTAATTTGGAATTTGACTAACCATAGAAAATATTTGTAACATTTTACATTTGTTCTTATCATTtgtatcttttgttcttatcaTTTGTATCTTTCGGGTTTCAAAACGTCGAAGTCTCATTTCCTTTCTATTCTGTTAACTTTAATTATGGATTTGCATATGTTAATCATCTGTTATCTGTACATCTTCACTAGAGGCGCTATTATTTTTTGCAAATTACATATATTAATTAGCTAACCATGAGACTTTGCCTCTAATGAGTTTAGGTCAGTGCCATAAAGAATTTGTTCTTTTGACGGATGATATTTGTTGTTTTTACTGACAATTGAAGGCATTTgttatttttatagtatatttaCTTCTATTGTAAATGTGTTCCTTTTCAGAGAACTGTACCTATCTTGGCAATGAAGAATGCCCTTAAGAATATCTTGTTCTAGCTTGGTCGCCTTCTGATGAAACCAATCGATTCATGTTTACTGTCCAATATTGTTTTGCATTATTGTTCCTGAGTTATTGCTTCTACTGTTAGTTTTCTCGAATAGACAGTGTAAATCTTGTTAAATTATacaattttaaataaaatattaaattaTTATTGCTTACTCACTGAAGGATAATAACTCTGTATAAAACTTCTACATACCTATTAGTACGGATAA is a genomic window containing:
- the LOC117839214 gene encoding GPN-loop GTPase 3, yielding MGYAQLVIGPAGSGKSTYCSSLYDHCQTVGRTIHIVNLDPAAEHFNYPVDMDIRELISLDDVMEEFGMGPNGGLIYCMEHLEDSLDDWLDEQLENYLDDDYLVFDCPGQIELFTHVPVLRNFVEHLKRKNFNVCAVYLLDSQFVSDVTKYISGCMASLSAMIQLELPHINILSKMDLVSNKKDVEEYLDPNAQVLLSQLNQQMAPRFGKLNKCLAELVDDYSMVNFIPLDLRKESSIQYVLSYIDSCIQYGEDADVKVRDFDLPEEDD